One window of the Salvia splendens isolate huo1 chromosome 1, SspV2, whole genome shotgun sequence genome contains the following:
- the LOC121746779 gene encoding uncharacterized protein LOC121746779 has protein sequence MAAALFLLLLSLGIPSSLAYRPGDIVPMSRMGQYHASRTVWHDMIGRHCPIFAVNREALIPIPKPTGYTGADPYKISFQVGQEKFYVPWLFVINRKSSEVPMIEMHLRYSGADLLGVSSKVVDMPNKYVELHPDIRKQFWDQQVWPKHILVRYTWEEQSEMDVASGFYVLFGSGLMLSFILSIYVLQSSKDKLARFVQETVAESSMPAGGVAKVE, from the exons ATGGCGGCGGCGCTGTTTCTCCTCTTACTGAGTTTGGGGATACCGAGTTCACTTGCTTATCGACCCGGGGATATAGTTCCTATGAGTCGAATGGGCCAATATCACGCT TCCAGAACAGTTTGGCACGACATGATCGGTAGACATTGCCCGATTTTCGCGGTTAATCGCGAG GCGCTGATTCCTATACCTAAGCCCACTGGATATACTGGTGCTGATCCGTACAAAAT ATCATTTCAAGTTGGTCAagagaaattttatgttccttGGCTTTTTGTTATCAACCGAAAGAGTTCTGAAGTCCCAATGATTGAGATGCATCTG AGGTACTCAGGAGCTGATTTACTTGGTGTCTCGTCAAAAGTTGTAGATATGCCAAACAAAT ATGTAGAACTTCATCCCGACATCCGTAAACAATTTTGGGATCAGCAAGTATGGCCAAAACATATTCTTGTCAGATACACCTG GGAGGAGCAGTCCGAGATGGATGTGGCTTCTGGATTTTATGTTCTCTTTGGATCCG GGCTGATGCTTTCTTTCATTCTCTCAATCTATGTCTTGCAATCATCAAAAGATAAACTGGCAAG GTTTGTGCAGGAGACAGTAGCTGAAAGTAGCATGCCTGCCGGAGGTGTTGCTAAAGTTGAATGA
- the LOC121746790 gene encoding probable serine/threonine-protein kinase WNK5, protein MYESGGVEAMDDGGKLYVEMDPSQRYGRLKEVLGKGATKTVYRAFDQVLGREVAWNQVKLDNMLNSPDALKRLHSEVHLLKSLNHTSIITFLASWIDTRRRTFNFITELFTSGTLREYRRRYTRVTLGAIKNWSRQILKGLEYLHAHDPPVIHRDLKCDNIFVNGHLGQLKIGDLGLATVLRGSQHAHSVIGTPEFMAPELYEEEYDQLVDVYSFGMCVLEMLTSQYPYNECSNPAQIYKKVTSGKLPKAFDMIQDEEARRFIGRCLRKAPDRPSATELLNDPFLCSMEEEASKKIMSPCSLSSPVGPTNMTITGTMNQDDDTIFLKVQISDKKGPARNIFFPFEITSDTALDVAKEMVKEFEITDWEPSEIAGMIHNEITRLVPSWKDNECNHDEQDNSPHHPLYTTSSSHSSSQTSLLDLFSSNDTPDWLQDEGDDTSSVCSDNYTNLSYYEECAINTNKEVICRNRSSQKCTRFGPEGSMSNGLDCSSKTQQRMMPRTASLVDIRSQLLHRTLVEEVNKRRMFNTVGALDQVGYRQPDCQARNGKSVSRRRG, encoded by the exons ATGTACGAAAGTGGAGGTGTGGAAGCCATGGATGATGGAGGGAAGCTTTACGTGGAGATGGATCCGTCTCAGAGATATGGCCGT TTAAAAGAAGTTCTTGGAAAAGGGGCAACAAAGACAGTGTATAGAGCATTCGACCAAGTGTTAGGAAGGGAAGTGGCATGGAATCAAGTTAAACTAGACAACATGCTCAACTCCCCTGATGCCCTAAAAAGGCTCCACTCCGAGGTTCACTTGCTCAAATCCCTCAACCACACTTCCATCATCACCTTTCTTGCTTCTTGGATCGACACCCGTCGTCGAACCTTCAACTTCATCACCGAGTTGTTCACATCCGGGACCCTACGAGAGTACCGGAGGAGGTACACGCGCGTGACCCTTGGGGCCATCAAGAACTGGTCGCGCCAAATCCTCAAGGGCCTCGAGTACTTGCACGCGCACGACCCTCCAGTCATCCACCGCGACCTCAAGTGCGACAACATATTTGTCAACGGCCATCTCGGCCAACTTAAAATTGGCGATCTCGGATTGGCAACCGTTCTTCGTGGCTCCCAGCATGCGCATAGTGTTATAGGCACGCCCGAGTTCATGGCGCCCGAGCTCTACGAGGAGGAGTACGACCAGCTGGTCGATGTCTACTCATTCGGGATGTGTGTTCTTGAAATGCTCACTTCTCAGTATCCTTACAACGAATGCTCCAATCCTGCCCAAATCTACAAGAAAGTAACTTCG GGGAAGCTGCCAAAGGCCTTCGACATGATCCAAGACGAAGAAGCACGGAGATTCATCGGGAGGTGCTTGCGGAAGGCTCCCGACAGACCATCAGCTACCGAGCTATTGAACGATCCGTTTCTTTGCAGCATGGAAGAAGAGGCTTCCAAAAAAATCATGTCTCCGTGCTCCCTATCATCTCCTGTGGGCCCCACCAACATGACCATCACAGGGACTATGAATCAAGACGATGACACCATCTTCCTCAAAGTACAAATCTCTGATAAAAAAG GCCCTGCAAGAAACATCTTCTTCCCTTTCGAGATCACAAGCGACACTGCCCTCGACGTTGCAAAGGAGATGGTGAAGGAGTTTGAGATAACGGACTGGGAGCCATCTGAGATAGCCGGCATGATCCATAACGAAATCACTCGTTTGGTTCCTTCATGGAAGGACAATGAATGCAATCACGACGAGCAAGACAACAGCCCACACCACCCTCTCTACACCACCTCCTCCTCCCATTCCTCCTCACAAACCTCCCTCCTGGATCTTTTCTCCTCCAATGATACCCCAGATTGGCTTCAAG ACGAAGGTGATGACACGAGCTCTGTCTGCTCTGACAACTACACCAATCTTAGCTACTACGAAGAATGTGCGATAAACACCAACAAGGAGGTGATCTGCAGAAATAGGAGTAGCCAAAAGTGCACGAGATTCGGGCCAGAAGGGAGCATGAGCAACGGCCTTGACTGCAGCTCAAAGACTCAGCAGAGGATGATGCCAAGGACCGCGTCGCTGGTGGACATACGCAGCCAGTTGCTGCACAGGACGCTCGTGGAGGAGGTGAACAAGCGACGCATGTTCAACACTGTCGGGGCGCTTGACCAGGTTGGATACAGGCAGCCGGATTGTCAAGCGAGGAATGGGAAATCAGTGAGTAGGAGGCGAGGTTGA